AAGCTCCTCAACGGTCTTCTGGAACGCCAGGGGCTGGCGGATCGTGCGGCGGGCGTGCTGCGGGCACTGGATAAATGGGGCAAAATCGGCACCGAAGGAGTCAAACAGGAGCTCGAGCAGATCGTGGGGTTGACCCCTGATCAGGCCACGGCAGTGCTGGAATTGACCCAGATCCACGGCGACCACGATGAGGTCCTCTCCCAGGCGGAGAAGCTCGTCCAGGGCAGTGCGGTGGGCGAAGAGGGAGTCCACGAACTGCGGGAAGTCCTTCGCGGGGCTGCGGCAGGCGGTGTGGCCCCAACATACCTCGTGCTCGATCTGGCCATCGCCCGCGGCCTGGACTATTACACCGGCACGATTTACGAGACCTATCTGACGGCCCTTCCAGGAATTGGCAGTGTTTGCTCTGGTGGCCGGTACGATAACCTGGCGGAACTCTTCACCACACAGTCCCTTCCTGGAGTCGGGGCTTCTCTGGGACTCGACCGGTTGCTGGCGGCCATGGAAGAGCTCGGCATGCTGGAGGCCGTCAGCACCCCTGCCCCCATCCTTCTTGTGTTTTTTGACCCCGGCCGTCGTGATGATTACCTGCGGCTGGCAGCCCAGCTTCGCTCTGCCGGGTTCAATGTGGAGTTCTATCCGGAACCCAAAAAAATCAGCCAGCAACTGAAATACGCTGATCGCCGTGGGCACCGCGTGGCCCTGGTGATCGGCGAGAGTGAATTTGAAAAACAGGTGTGCCAGGTCAAAGATCTTCGGGCGGGCGCCCAGAAGGAAGTGCCCCTCGAATTGAAGGCCCTGACGGAAGCGATCAGCGAAATCCTCGCCCGATGATCGATCATCGGCGGGCAGTGCCAACCAGCGTGGAGCCGGAGACGGTGGGCGTTTCGGCGTGCACCGGTGCCAGCACCGTTTGCGGAGCAGGGAAAGGTTGGCTTTCTGCGAGTCCGAACAATTCCTGAACCGGTCTGGCGACCGTTCGAAAATCTCGCGCCGCGACTGCCACCGTCTGCCACTGGGGTGAGATAACCCGGCACAACCGGCGATATTCTGCTAGCTCCACTCCCAGGAATGCGTACCGCTCCCCACGGAAGGAAACCACGAGCGGCTCCTGGACCGGCAATCTTCCCCCCACAATGTGGAAGGCAAACACAAATAGCCCGCGAAACCCGTCTCCAAAAAGCGTTTCCCATTCGGCCAGGCTCTCCAGATCATCTTGTGTGGACCAGTTTTTCCAGTACTGGAGGTGCTCCTCGCCGGAGGGAAAACGGCGTCCCTTGACATCGACGAGCCAGGTTGTTCGGCCGCGGGGGGCCACCAGGAAATCGAGGCTTTTCAGGGAACGGCCGTCGGCCATGAGGGCTCGGCGGGCCTCGTCCACCGCGATGTAGGGAATACCCGACTCGCGGAGGAAGGCCTCAAACGCCGCTTCATAGTGATTCCCGCGCTTCGCCACGCGCCAATCCCTTTTTGCGAGAATTTCCTTTCTCTGAAAAAGCATATCCCGCCATCGCCGGGCTTTCAACCCTGATAGAGGAAATTCGCCCGACTGCTGACACACGCTGATGCCAATATCGTGTCCGTTGAATCAAAAAAACGTACTGCTGATGTGCCGCTTCGGGCTTTTGCCTTGCCGGAGATTGTCCGGTCACAGGAAAAAGACTGAAGAGCGGGACAGAGCGTTCCGATACGCTCTATGTGGACGAAAGTAATTTTGTCGGCTATCCGGTTCATTTCGCTTTTGCGTTGCCGACCGGGCCATAACGGCGGGCAAGGAGAGCACGGACCTGTACGGATACGGAGTGTAGACCATGAGACACTGGTGCGTCTTTTTCGGCTGTGCGATCGCGGCACTTCTGAGTGGTTCTGTTTGGGCTGGGGAGACGGCATCGGCACCGGCACCCCGGGTCATTGACGTGGCCCTCCAGGACGGCGGAATTCTGCTGGGCCAGGTGGTGACACCCGAGGGTCGGCCGGTTCCTCAAACCACAGTCGCCGTGGAAAACGGACAGCAGCAGCTTCTGGGGGTGGTAAAAACGGACGAGAACGGGCGTTTTGCGATCAAGGGCCTCTCTGGAGGGGTCTATCGGTTGTCCGCGGCTAACGGGACAGGTACCTACCGTCTGTGGAACCCCCGCACCGCCCCACCGGGTGCCCAGCAGGCGACCTTGCTGGTGGCAGGTCAGGACATCAACCGCGGTCAGGCCCTTTCCCGAATCGGTCAGTGGATGCGAAATCCCTGGATCGTTGGCGGTGCCATCGCCACAGCGATTGCTGTCCCCGTCGCCGTCGCCGAACACGAGGAAGGTCCGGCTAGCCCGTGATCGGGGTGTTGCAAGTGAGCCGCTGGATCTCGAACAGAAGTCCTTGGGAAAACGTCGATTGGGGTATTCACCCCAGCCATCACCAGGTTTGAAAACCGGTTGAGACGCCGACACCTCCCGATCCTACGGACCCACCGGCCTCGCCGTTGCACGACAAGGCCGGTGGTCGTTTTTGATGAATGCATTCTGCCGCCAAGGCCATTCCGCCATCGGCCACGCCCCCCATTCCGCGGCCGAAGGTGTTCAAGGTGGGTGGCTGCCCGGGTTGCACGGGCCACAACAGGCATCCTCCTGCAACCTCTCGAAGAAACCTTCTCGTGAGGGCCCCGTTCAAGGTGGGATCGCGCATTCCCTTCCACGAGACTGCGTCCGCTGGGCTCGGTTTCCTTTTCGGTGTGGGACAATTCATGGTATTGTGACTCTCCTCCATCGAGCGTTTCGCTTTTCTCGATATTCTTGAGAAGATGGGTGTGATTAAGCCCCGGGTCGGGGCTGGTTTTGTTCCGGAACCGTGCGTAGAATGGCGCGGTTCGTTTCGCGAAAGAGATTCCAGCGCCTGTGGGAACTGACCCACACGCGGACTCATTCGTTCCCCCCATGTTTCGTACCAGCGAGGTCAGCCATGCGCTCGGATCAGATCAAACTCGGCGCCGCTCGGGCACCCCATCGGAGTTTGCTCCGCGCCACCGGCGTCCAGGATGACGATTTCCGCAAACCTTTTATTGCCATCTGCAACAGCTACACCGACATCATTCCTGGTCATGTGCATCTGAATGCCGTGGGCGAGTTCATCAAGGAGTGCGTCCGCGAGGCCGGCGGCGTGCCCTTCGTCTTCAACACGATCGGCGTTGACGACGGCATCGCGATGGGCCATACGGGGATGAAGTATTCGCTGCCCAGCCGGGAACTCATCGCCGACTCGGTGGAGACAATGCTCCAGGCGCACTGTTTCGACGGGATGATCTGCATCCCCAACTGCGACAAGATTGTGCCCGGGATGCTCATGGCGGCGGTGCGATGCAACATCCCCACGATCTTTGTGAGCGGCGGCCCCATGGAGGCCGGACGAACTCCGGACGGTCGAAAGGTGGATCTCATCGACGTCTTCATCGCGGCAGCCGCGCGGCAGGATGGCAAACTGAGTGAGGAAGAGCTCGCGGAATTGGAGCGACTCGGCTGTCCCACCTGTGGCTCGTGCTCCGGGATGTTTACCGCCAACAGTATGAACTGCCTGTGTGAGGCCCTGGGTATCGCACTTCCCACCAATGGCACGCTCCTGGCCACCAGTGCCGAGCGGAAGCGTCTCTACCGACGCGCGGCCCAGCGGATTGTGGAAATGGTGTGGGAATTTGAAAAGCTGGGCCCTGGCCACGGCCTCCTGCCCCGGGAGATCATCACCGCGGAATCCATCGACAACGCCATGGTGCTCGACATGGCGATGGGTGGAAGTACGAACACGGTGCTCCACATCATGGCGGTGGCCAAAGAAGCGGAGATCGACTACGACCTGCGACGCATCGATGAATTGAGCCGGAAGACTCCCAACATCTGCCGTGTCGCACCCAGCAGCCACTACCACGTGGAGGACGTTCACAATGCCGGGGGTGTTCACACCATCCTGGGGGCCATTGCCCGGGGACGGCCTGGTCTGTTGCACCTGGATTGCATGACCGTGACGGGAAAGACACTCGGCGAGAACATCGCTGAGTACGACATCCGCGCGCAGACCGCCAGCGAAGAGGCCCTTGAACTTGCGGCAGTCACAGCGGGAGGGCAGCGAAATGTCCCGGGATTGAGCGTGCCGCGCAAGGCCCGGTCGATTCGGGAACTCACACCCGAACAACTCGGCTTCGATCCCTACGACTGCATCCGTGAGGTGGAAAACGCCTACAGTCAGGAAGGTGGGCTGGCCATCCTGTACGGTAACCTGGCGCCGCGGGGGGCGGTGGTCAAAACGGCAGGCGTGCTCCCCCGCATGCTCCGCTTCACCGGGCCGGCGGTCATCTTTGAATCCGAAACCGAGGCCTATCAGGGCATTATCAACGGGAAAGTGAAGGCCGGTGACGTGGTGGTCATCCGCTATGAAGGGCCAAAAGGCGGGCCCGGAATGCAGGAGATGCTGGCCCCCACCACGGCCATTAAAGGTGTCAAGCTCGACGACAAGGTGGCCCTCATCACGGACGGACGTTTCAGTGGTGGGACGGCCGGGGCCTGCATCGGACACATCAGCCCGGAGGCCGCCGCGGGAGGCCCCATCGCTCTTTTGGAACCCGGGGATCTCATCGAAATTGATATCCCCGCGCGCAAGCTCAACGTGCTGGTCAGCGAGGAAGTCCTCGCCGAACGCCGAAAACGCTGGTCACCGCCGCCACCGCGGTTCACCAAGGGCTATCTCGCCAAATACGCGCGGATGGCTACCAGTGCCGACCAGGGGGCCGTCCTCCGCTGGGAGTGAGCGCACGCCACTTTCCACAATTTGCGCCCGCCTGCCTGAAGCCCCGCGGGTCCGCTCTACACAAAGACCTTGCCGGGTGTATGCCCAATTCAACTCACAGAGGCGGCTCGCCAATCGCGCGGAGATACTCTGCCAGCCGGGCATACAGGTCCAGCAGACTCTGCCACTGCCGCTGGTCGAGCGTCACATGCTCGTCGTCGGAGGCCTGATGGACCGTCCCCGTGCGAATGACCCGCCGCAACCGCAGGTGGAAAAACTGCAAAAGCTCGGCCAGCTGGGCCAGTTGAGCGGGAGAGAGATCGGCGGGGAGTTCCGGCGGGATGAGCTCGGCGATGGGCCGCAGGCTCTCCGCTTCTTCCTCCCAGTGGAGTTCAGAATCAAGCGACGGGGAATACCAGGAAGAACTCCACTCGGAACTGGAAACCGCTTCCTCCGGCGACACCTTGCCCTTCTTCTGACGCTCCGCTTCCAAGCGTTTGCGAAGTTCGGCCAGCCGCTGGGCAATTTGCTGCCGGGATCCGACCAGAATGACCGTTTTGCCGAGAGTGATGAGATCGCCCGGCCGAATCTCCGCTACCTGGACAGGTTCCCCGTTGACCCGCGTGCCATTCGTGCTGGCCAGATCGGTGAGGACAATCCGATTGCGGTCTTCCTGAATTTTGAGATGAAAGCGGCTCACCCGCTCGTCGCTGAGCCGCACCACGTTTCCTTCCTCTCGCCCCACGGTGATGGGGGTTGGCAAGTCTTCATACACCCGGCCGCGATCCACTCCGTCCACGATACGAAGTGTCACCAAGGCCATGGTCGTTACCTTTGTTGGAAATGGAAGGTGGCCCTGAGGGCGACCACCAGGATGTGTTGGGTTTTGTGATACACGGTCACCTGCCGCCCCATGGGGACAAAATCAGGTATCTCCCCTATCCGGCGCAACCGCGCTCCGGCATGTTTCATTCTAAGCCGTTTTCGCTTGACAAAAAAAGAACCCCGGCCAACCGTGATAAGAGCAGCCATTTCTCGCAGCAAGATGAGTTAACAAGTCCGGAAAAGCCACCATCACCATGCCTGCCGCAAAGGCAGTTGCGGGGCAGGGGGAGGTAGCACCGCCGGAGAGCCGCCCGGCAGGACACTCCCCTGAGTATTGGAAGAGGATGGAACCGGGACGGTGCGCGATGTGAATGGATCAGAAGCAGGGGGCGGTGACGTACGAAAGATGCCTTGGCGAGCCTGCCCCGCCGACGGCAAAAGGGCTGCGCGGCCCTGCACACCTTTGGGGGCCGTCACATCCGCCCACCAGTTCCTGATCCGCTCCCACAGCGAGGGCTGAGTTCCTGGAGTCGCCGTGCCCCAGGCGGTCGTCCCAGGATAGGGAGGTGATGGCGCACCCGGCGCTGTTGCAGAAGGCCACCTAGGAGTGGCGATCTGACCTGACGGCCTCGGAATCGCCGTCCCCGAGGCGGTGGCCGGTGGATTCGTCGTTGAGGCCGCCCAACCGTCGGAGAATGTGTTTTGCGAAATCGGAGAGGGACTCCCCACCGTTCCAGAGGAAACGTTTGGTACACCTGTCGCCACGCCACTTGGGGCTCCTACCGCTGGTGTCTGGAGAGCGGGCGTCGCGGTATGCGGGGGCGGCACGAGCGTCGGCGAACTTCCGGATGGCGGCAGGGCATAAGGCACGGCATAGGCCGACCATCCCTGAGCGCTTTGAGACCCGCCACTAGAAATGGCGGACGATCCTCTCAAACTAGGAGCGGGTGCCACCGCGGCAGATCCACCCCCACTCCAAACGGAAGGCATCCCCG
This is a stretch of genomic DNA from Thermogutta terrifontis. It encodes these proteins:
- the hisS gene encoding histidine--tRNA ligase; amino-acid sequence: MIPPRTLKGFRDYLPQVMIPRERIMEIARRVYRSYGFAPIDTPALEYLEILAGKGGEETDKQMYRFQDHGGRWVALRFDLTVPVARFTAQHLNELGIPFKRYHIAPVWRGENTQRGRYREFVQCDFDTIGTRSLTADIETTLVIHDLLRAIGFQEFVIRINNRKLLNGLLERQGLADRAAGVLRALDKWGKIGTEGVKQELEQIVGLTPDQATAVLELTQIHGDHDEVLSQAEKLVQGSAVGEEGVHELREVLRGAAAGGVAPTYLVLDLAIARGLDYYTGTIYETYLTALPGIGSVCSGGRYDNLAELFTTQSLPGVGASLGLDRLLAAMEELGMLEAVSTPAPILLVFFDPGRRDDYLRLAAQLRSAGFNVEFYPEPKKISQQLKYADRRGHRVALVIGESEFEKQVCQVKDLRAGAQKEVPLELKALTEAISEILAR
- a CDS encoding HYExAFE family protein — encoded protein: MAKRGNHYEAAFEAFLRESGIPYIAVDEARRALMADGRSLKSLDFLVAPRGRTTWLVDVKGRRFPSGEEHLQYWKNWSTQDDLESLAEWETLFGDGFRGLFVFAFHIVGGRLPVQEPLVVSFRGERYAFLGVELAEYRRLCRVISPQWQTVAVAARDFRTVARPVQELFGLAESQPFPAPQTVLAPVHAETPTVSGSTLVGTARR
- a CDS encoding carboxypeptidase-like regulatory domain-containing protein, which codes for MRHWCVFFGCAIAALLSGSVWAGETASAPAPRVIDVALQDGGILLGQVVTPEGRPVPQTTVAVENGQQQLLGVVKTDENGRFAIKGLSGGVYRLSAANGTGTYRLWNPRTAPPGAQQATLLVAGQDINRGQALSRIGQWMRNPWIVGGAIATAIAVPVAVAEHEEGPASP
- the ilvD gene encoding dihydroxy-acid dehydratase; translation: MRSDQIKLGAARAPHRSLLRATGVQDDDFRKPFIAICNSYTDIIPGHVHLNAVGEFIKECVREAGGVPFVFNTIGVDDGIAMGHTGMKYSLPSRELIADSVETMLQAHCFDGMICIPNCDKIVPGMLMAAVRCNIPTIFVSGGPMEAGRTPDGRKVDLIDVFIAAAARQDGKLSEEELAELERLGCPTCGSCSGMFTANSMNCLCEALGIALPTNGTLLATSAERKRLYRRAAQRIVEMVWEFEKLGPGHGLLPREIITAESIDNAMVLDMAMGGSTNTVLHIMAVAKEAEIDYDLRRIDELSRKTPNICRVAPSSHYHVEDVHNAGGVHTILGAIARGRPGLLHLDCMTVTGKTLGENIAEYDIRAQTASEEALELAAVTAGGQRNVPGLSVPRKARSIRELTPEQLGFDPYDCIREVENAYSQEGGLAILYGNLAPRGAVVKTAGVLPRMLRFTGPAVIFESETEAYQGIINGKVKAGDVVVIRYEGPKGGPGMQEMLAPTTAIKGVKLDDKVALITDGRFSGGTAGACIGHISPEAAAGGPIALLEPGDLIEIDIPARKLNVLVSEEVLAERRKRWSPPPPRFTKGYLAKYARMATSADQGAVLRWE
- a CDS encoding FHA domain-containing protein, with product MALVTLRIVDGVDRGRVYEDLPTPITVGREEGNVVRLSDERVSRFHLKIQEDRNRIVLTDLASTNGTRVNGEPVQVAEIRPGDLITLGKTVILVGSRQQIAQRLAELRKRLEAERQKKGKVSPEEAVSSSEWSSSWYSPSLDSELHWEEEAESLRPIAELIPPELPADLSPAQLAQLAELLQFFHLRLRRVIRTGTVHQASDDEHVTLDQRQWQSLLDLYARLAEYLRAIGEPPL